In Trichoderma asperellum chromosome 1, complete sequence, a single window of DNA contains:
- a CDS encoding uncharacterized protein (TransMembrane:1 (i56-73o)), protein MHRAAVRVLRTSHHSSVRNAVRTARRSHLHYFTSNARLHHSSADVPLRSSMYVRRLPVALASGLVLGYGAWYYNGVDILSGSQAVTRAFTSTQGAADAVPTRTVLVVGADELTQGTIVGEGPLYKSATEDGRRIVEMLTPEQATAKLRRQEESFWVNRGQGVTRYDLVQLGSNDPIEDDHAEKIVEVPNRAATEEEEVSSSDWMFWGVFDGHSGWTTSATLRESLISYVARELNSTYKAASNNAPPPEAIDSAIKAGFTRLDNEIVHKSVEKVFKASSKAMAAEILQPALSGSCALLTFYDSRSELLRVACTGDSRAVLGRRSKSGKWIATALSEDQTGNNPTEVARMRMQHPGEEHVIRNGRVLGGLEPTRAFGDAVYKWSRDVAGRLRENFFGRSPSPLLKTPPYVTAEPVVTTTKIEPENGDFVVLATDGLWEMLTNEEVVGLVGQWIETQKSGKSSSQFDRAWSKVFGSQNKPLPVEQGRGAAGFDGKTPIRLQQWGIDPDARDRFVVRDKNAATHLVRNALGGTNDEQVCALLTLPSPFSRRYRDDLTVQVIFFGHADKTSEKTGDVTINLDATTDQDPRARL, encoded by the exons ATGCATCGTGCTGCTGTCAGGGTGCTCCGGACAAGTCACCACTCCAGCGTCCGAAACGCAGTGCGCACCGCCCGCCGCAGCCACCTCCACTACTTCACAAGCAACGCTCGCCTGCACCACAGCTCCGCCGATGTGCCTCTGAGGTCGTCCATGTACGTCCGTCGTCTGCCCGTTGCGCTGGCCTCCGGTCTGGTCCTGGGATACGGCGCCTGGTACTACAACGGCGTCGACATTCTGTCCGGGAGCCAGGCTGTCACGCGAGCCTTCACGTCTACGCAGGGAGCGGCCGATGCTGTGCCGACGCGCACCGTCTTGGTTGTCGGAGCCGACGAGCTGACACAGGGAACCATTGTGGGCGAGGGACCCCTCTACAAATCTGCCACCGAGGACGGCCGTAGGATAGTGGAAATGTTGACGCCGGAGCAAGCTACGGCGAAGCTGCGTAGGCAGGAAGAGTCGTTTTGGGTCAATCGGGGCCAAGGCGTTACGCGATACGACCTGGTCCAGCTGGGAAGCAATGATCCAATTGAGGACGATCACGCCGAGAAAATTGTCGAAGTACCAAATCGAGCAGCTaccgaggaggaagaagtgagcagcagcgactggATGTTCTGGGGAGTTTTCGATGGTCACTC GGGCTGGACGACATCTGCAACTTTGCGTGAAAGCCTTATCAGCTACGTTGCTCGAGAATTGAACAGCACTTACAAAGCCGCCAGTAACAATGCACCGCCCCCCGAAGCCATTGACTCAGCCATCAAGGCCGGCTTCACCCGTCTAGACAACGAGATTGTGCATAAAAGCGTCGAAAAGGTCTTCAAGGCAAGCTCTAAAGCTATGGCTGCCGAGATTCTGCAACCTGCCTTGTCCGGCTCTTGCGCTTTGCTGACCTTTTACGACAGTCGGAGTGAACTTTTGCGTGTGGCATGCACAGGCGACTCTCGCGCCGTCCTGGGACGTCGATCAAAATCTGGCAAATGGATAGCCACGGCTCTCTCAGAGGATCAGACAGGAAATAATCCTACTGAAGTTGCTCGCATGAGGATGCAACACCCTGGTGAAGAGCATGTTATCAGAAACGGCCGTGTCCTGGGTGGCCTAGAGCCAACTCGTGCTTTTGGAGATGCAGTCTATAAGTGGAGCCGTGATGTTGCTGGAAGGCTTCGCGAGAACTTCTTTGGTCGAAGCCCCtctcctttattaaaaactcctCCTTACGTTACGGCGGAGCCCGTTGTCACTACGACCAAGATCGAGCCAGAGAACGGCGACTTTGTTGTCCTTGCTACGGATGGACTGTGGGAAATGTTGACAAATGAAGAGGTTGTAGGTCTTGTCGGCCAATGGATCGAGACGCAGAAGTCGGGAAAGTCAAGCTCGCAATTTGACAGAGCCTGGTCGAAGGTCTTTGGATCCCAGAACAAACCGCTCCCCGTAGAGCAGGGCAGGGGTGCGGCCGGTTTTGATGGGAAGACGCCGATTCGCCTTCAGCAATGGGGAATCGACCCTGACGCAAGAGACCGGTTTGTCGTCAGAGACAAGAATGCCGCGACTCATCTTGTTCGCAATGCACTTGGCGGAACAAATGATGAGCAAGTCTGCGCCCTTCTAACTCTACCATCGCCCTTTTCAAGACGATACCG GGATGACTTGACTGTCCAGGTCATCTTCTTTGGCCACGCTGATAAAACAAGCGAAAAGACCGGTGATGTCACAATCAACTTAGATGCTACGACAGACCAAGACCCAAGAGCCAGGCTTTAG
- the ATG37 gene encoding Autophagy protein 37 (TransMembrane:1 (o236-261i)~EggNog:ENOG41) — translation MADSVDRVFVHALNTVKKIPKTGASRPPPSERLRLYGLYKQAMEGDVDGVMEMPTAGSGLAPDELQKERDKWDAWNSQKGLTRTESKRRYVEALIETMHKYANTSRDGRELVAELEFVWNQIKDNAASSDSSSANPSDPSHVFHQPRSGSDGPMKILSPMSEQDIEFRSRRQIDEDDEDAVARDEEERQVSLQNSRWTRKMERAITKLTAEVAALREQIATGREWKSKKEKSFPSWIRWLIFVVMKHLLIDCVVLCIILVWMRSRKDRRLEDIVRAALRLVREYVRKILPSR, via the exons ATGGCGGATTCCGTGG ATCGAGTCTTTGTCCATGCCTTAAACACGGTCAAGAAGATACCCAAGACTGGAGCATCGCGGCCGCCCCCTTCCGAGCGGCTACGGCTCTATGGCCTCTACAAGCAAGCCATGGAGGGGGATGTAGATGGTGTTATGGAGATGCCCACGGCTGGGTCAGGTCTCGCCCCGGATGAGCTGCAGAAAGAGCGGGATAAGTGGGATGCATGGAATTCACAAAAAGGACTGACCCGGACTGAGTCCAAGAGACGATATGTCGAGGCGCTAATCGAGACGATGCACAAATACGCAAATACATC CAGAGATGGGAGGGAACTCGTTGCTGAGCTTGAGTTCGTCTGGAACCAAATCAAGGACAACGCTGCCAGTTCCGATTCCTCATCAGCCAACCCAAGCGACCCGTCACATGTTTTCCACCAGCCTAGGAGCGGCAGTGATGGGCCTATGAAGATCCTCAGCCCTATGAGTGAACAGGATATCGAATTCCGATCCCGTAGGCAGattgacgaggatgacgaagacgcAGTGGCtagggatgaagaagaacgtCAGGTCAGCCTTCAGAACAGCCGGTGGACAAGGAAGATGGAGCGAGCCATCACCAAGCTCACCGCAGAAGTTGCGGCGCTCCGCGAACAAATTGCCACGGGGCGGGAGTGGAAAtcgaaaaaggagaaaagctTCCCTTCTTGGATAAGATGGCTTATATTCGTCGTCATGAAGCACCTCTTAATCGACTGCGTTGTTTTGTGCATAATACTCGTCTGGATGCGGAGTCGAAAGGACCGACGGCTCGAAGATATTGTACGAGCGGCACTACGGCTTGTCAGGGAATATGTCAGAAAGATCCTCCCATCCAGGTGA